The segment TTTTCCACGAGGTCAACGCGACCGATGCCGTGTTTACCGCCGAGCTTGTTGAGGGTCTTGAGGACCTTGCCGGGGGTGAGTTTCTTGCCGTTGACGGCGACCGCGTCGCCCTTCTCGAACTCGATCTCGACGTACTCGGCCTTGTCGGGCGCGTCTTCAGGGGAAACGGAGAGTTTGAACATCTCCTTGTTCTCCTTCGTGGTCGGGTCGAACCAGGGATCTTCCAGGATGCCGGCCTCGTAGGAAATGTGGAGGAGGTTACGGTCCATCGAATAGGGCTTCTTGAGCGAGGCCTCGACGGGGATCTTGTGCTTGGCGCAGTAGGCGATCATCTCGGCGCGGCCGGGGAATTCAGCGCGGTAGCTCTCCATTTTCCACGGGGCGATGATATCGAGATCGGGGGCGAGCGCCATGTAGGTGAGCTCGAAGCGGCACTGGTCGTTGCCCTTGCCGGTGGCGCCGTGGGCGACGGTGTCGGCCTTTTCCTTGCGGGCGATGTCCACCTGGGCCTTGGCGATCAAGGGGCGGGCGATGGAGGTGCCCAGGTAATACTGGCCCTCGTAAACCGCGTTGGCGCGGATCATCGGGTAGATGTAGTTTTTGGCGAATTCCTCGACCAGATCGAGGGTGTAGTGCTTGGAGGCGCCGGTGGCCTTGGCCTTCTTGTCGAGGCCCTTGAGCTCTTCCTCTTGGCCGACGTCAGCGGCGAAGGTGATGATCTCCGCGTCGTAGGTTTCCTTGAGCCACTTGACGATGACGGAGGTGTCGAGACCTCCGGAGTAGGCGAGAACGATTTTCATAGGTAAAAAAGAGAGAGTTGAGTGAAAGAGTTTTTAACCGCGAATGGACACGAATTAACGCGAATGATCGGACAGGACGATGCGTTCCCACTCAAGCTTGGCACGCTTGAAATTAATAATAAGCCCGACCTTCAGCTTGGTGATTCGTAGATAGCTGATCATTTGCCCCCGTTCGTGATCGGTGATGCCATCAATCGCCTTGGCGTCCACGATCACCGACTCGAATGCGATCAAATCGGGGATAAATTCGGCGACTTGCACGTTTTTATAGAGGACCGAAAAGCGCTTTTGCTGGTCGTAGGAGATACCGCAGAGTCCGAACTCCACCACCAGCGCATTTTCATAAGGCTTTTCATGCAGCCCATGCCCGAGCTCCTTTAAAACCGAGAATGCGGCACCGATAATGCGATAAACCTCATCCGCCTGGATCAGATTATTCGCGGCCATTAGCGTCCATTCGCGGTTACAAAACGGCTCAGGCGCGCGGTTGTTGGGCGAGCACGGCCATGATGGCCTTCTGGGTGTGCAGGCGGTTTTCGGCCTGGTCGAAAATGATCGAGCGCGGGTTATCCAAAACCTCTTGGAATACCTCTTCACCGGAGTGCGCCGGTAGGCAGTGCATGAAGTAGGCGTCGGGCTTTGCGGCAGCGAACAGCGCGCCGGTGACCGCGTAGGGTGACATCAGGGCGATGCGCTGTTTGCTTTCCTCCTCTTTGCCCATGCTCACCCAAACGTCCGTGTAAACCACGTCGGCATCCTTCACCGCTTCAAACGGGTCGGTGGTGAACTGGTAGTTCTGGGCAAAGCCCTCCTGCTTGAGCAGCGCGTTGATTTCCGGGCCGGGCTCGAAGCCCTTGGGGCCGGCGAGCGAGATCTTCATGCCGAAAAGCGCCGCGCCAAGGATCCACGAGTTAGCCATGTTGCAGGCCGTGTCGCCCAAAAACGCAATCTTGCGGCCCTTGAGCGAGGCGAGCAGATCGCCGCCCTTGGGTGCCCAGCGCTCGGCCATGGTGAATGCGTCGGTGTAAATCTGGCAGGGGTGCAGGAAATCGGTGAGCGCGTTGATCACCGGAATCGTGCCGCTGGCGGCCAGGCGCTCGACCTCGCTGTGCTCGTAGGTGCGCACGATCAGCCCGTGGACGAAGCGCGACAGCACCTTGGCGGTGTCCTCAACCGACTCACCGCGCCCAAGCTGGATGTCGTTTTTGTTAAGGAAGAGCGGATTGCCGCCGAGCTCGTGCACGCCGACCTCGAAGGAGACGCGGGTGCGTGTGGAGGACTTGGAGAAAATCAGAGCCCAGGTCTGGTGCTCGAGCACCGGCGGGGTGTGCCGGCCACGTTTGGCTTTGAGCTCTCGGGCCAACGCAAAAACTTCAGCCACCTCGTGGGGCTTGAAGTCCGTCTCTTTGAGGAAGTGCTTCATGGAAAAATGAAGCGGATATGCGTAAGTCATCCGCTTGGCTCCGACGAGAGCAAAATTCGGGCCGCCTTGGCCGCTGGGCGTAGCCCGTTTTTAGGCGCTGCGCAGCGAGGCGCTAGAATCCAGCGGGTTAACTGTTGGGGGCGGGAGCCCCTTTGGCTCACGCTCAAGGCCACACGCGGGGTGGATTCATTCTAAAGCTTCGCCTGCGTGGATCCGACTGAGGCTACCCGATTCCGTGCCGCGAACCTGATCTTGCCCCGGGCGGTTTTCCCCCTACACGTTTTCTTTTTCGCCCGTGTATCGCACCTTTCTCAAGACCAAGCTTCACCGCGCAACCATTACCGCCGCCGATCCCGATTACGAGGGCTCGGTGACGATTGACCGCGAACTTTGCCGCGCCGCCGGTCTCCTCGAATACGAGCAGGTTGACGTGCTCGATATTAACAATGGCGCGCGTTTCACCACCTACGTGATTTACGGCGCGGCCGGTGAAATTCAGGTCAACGGAGCCGCCGCGCGCTTGGTGGCGCCGGGCGATCTGGCGATCATCATCGCCTACTGCCGGCTGCCCGAGGATCAAATCGCCGGCCACCAGCCGCGCGTGGTCCTGCTCGGCCCAGGTAACAAAATCAACAGCAGCCAACTGCACTCGCTGCATCAGCCGTAAGCGGACGCGGCTGCGGGAGCGTGGAGAGGATTGGCTAATCGTACTCCTGCTCCTACTCGCGGGAGTACGGCGGTAATTTCAGGCCAAGAACGCGTAGGAGTAAGAGAACGAGAACGATTTCGGCGGTCGCTTAGACGGCATCTTCGGCCCGTGTCTGCACTTGGCGCCAAATCGCCAGCAGTGCCGCAAAATCGTCTTCCCGGTTGCGGCTCTCGACCACGAAATCAAATTTACCGATTTCCTTCAGTTCGTTCGCGGCCGTTTCCATGCGATGGGCGATCTCCGCCTCGCTTTCGCCGCGTCCGGTCAGGCGCACGCGCAGCTCGGGAATGGGGACATTGATGAAAACCGTGCCCATGCGTTTCGCGAGCAAGGGGGAGGCTTGGGCCGCCTTGCAGAAGCTCTCCACGCCCTGCACGTCGACGTTGATGATCAGGCTGCGCCCGGCCTGAAGGGGATCGAGCACAGCGGAGGCCAAGGTGCCGTAGCGGTTGCCGGTCTTGTGCACCCAGGCCCATTCCAGAAACTCGCCTGCAGCGACCTTGGCGTCGAATTCTTCCGGGGTGAAAAAGTGGTAATGCACGCCGTTAACCTCGCCGGGACGCGGGGCGCGCGTGGTGGTGGTGACAATACGCTCAAACCCCGGGACCTCGGCGACCATGCGTTCGCACAAGGTGGTTTTGCCAGAGCCGGCCGGACCGGCGAGAACGAGGAGAACAGGCGTCATGGTGGGAAACGTTAAGGGGTTAACCGCTGCCGATTAGTAGGTGAACGCGATGCCAGCCAGGAGAAGTCCGTAGGCCGAAAGTGCGGCCCCGAGTGCGCGCGCCCGCGCCGGGGTGCGGAACAGCCACTCGAAAAAATCCCGCAGGCGAAACGGCGAGGCGCCCAGGTAGATGGCCGCGCTGATGGCGACGTAGAGCGCCGAAACCATGCAGAGGCGCTGCGGCAGCTCGTAGCGGCCGTAGGCGGACATCAGCAGTGGCCACGAGCCGACCAAGATGACGACGCTCAGGCCGCGCACGGCGAGGAATTCCGGCAGGTAGATAAACGAGAGCACGGCGAGCGCGGCGAACAGGAACACGAACGGGGTAGAGGAGGAGAAGCCGATCACATCGGCTGCGGACATGCCGGCCACGTTGTAGGTGAACCACGCCGCGCCCGCGCCAAAGAAGACGATGGCGGCGGCCTGCGAGCGCGGCAGGGCTTTGAACATCGCCGTGATGGCGGAGTTGCTCACGAGCAACAGGAACCCGAGCCCGAGCAATATCAGGCCGACAAGAAGGGTGGAAAGGGTGAGGGACATGGGTTGTGGTTTTAAATCGTTCTCGTTCTCTTAATCTTACTCGTTGTCTTCCGAATCAATCAGGTACTCCCCGCCGTAGCGCGTCTGTTCTTCCTCAACGTGATTGGGCCGTGGCGCGGTGGAGAATCGGGCAATTAATCCCGCCGTCATAGCGACAACCTCCAGCAAGATAGCTTTGCCGGTTTCCGCCTCCCCGATGCTCAGTTTTTCCTTGGCCACCAAGACATCCAAGCATGCGGCGCATTCAACCGTGGAGCCCCGGGCTATATCAAAATAACGACAGCGATCTGGATAGGACCGCTTTCCGTTACCTTCGGCTAAGTTCAGAGCAATGCTGGTCGAGGCGCGATCCAACTGGTCACGCGCCGACAATTTGGACGGCAAGTTTTCGATCAACGGGGATGCCCATGCGACAAACCTAAGTGCCATTTGATAGGCCTTGAGTTTTTCGTGATCAAATAAGGCAGCCATGAGGGAGAACGATTAGGATAACGGGGGAAGCGAAAGAGGAACGAGAAAGATTAAGATAAAGAGGAAAGAGAAAGATTTGGGGGACGGGCTGGGGGATTTATTCATTCTCGTTCTCTTAATCGTTCTCTTTCGTCAGGGTTTGGGTGTGGAACCAGAAGGCGTTGAGAAAGATTGAGATAAAGGGGGCCGATAAAGATTAAGATAAAGAGGAAAGAGGACGATTAGACGGAGGCGGTATCAAACCCCGGCCAGTTGCAGTTCGCCGTACAGCGTGCTCACGCTGGAGCGTTCGATTTTGAGTGGCACCCGTTGGCCGATCAGGCGCGCGTGGGCGTCAAAAATGCACACGCGGTTGCCGCGCGTGCGGCCGGTGAAACGCTGGCCGGTCTTGTCCGGGCCTTCGACCAGCACTTCCTCGATCGTGCCCAACAGCGCGGCGTTGCGGCGCTCGGAGTTCTTTTTGAGGATGTCCAATAGCACGGCGTTGCGATGCTCCTTAACCGAGTCGGGGATTTGGTCGCCCATGTCGGCCGCCGGCGTGCCGCTACGGATGGAATACTTGAAAATGTAAGCCATGTCGTAGTTGCATGCCTCGAAGAGCTCGCGGGTTTGCTCGAATTCCTCGTCGGTCTCACCGGGGAAACCCACGATGATGTCGGTGGAGAAATACATGTCGGGGCGCACCGCCCGCAACGACTCGACGATCTCGCGGTAACGTTCGCGCGAATACGGGCGGTTCATCGCCTTCAGGATGCGGTCGCTGCCGCTTTGCATCGGCAGGTGCACGTATTCGCACAGTTTGGAAAGGCGGCCGTAGGCCTGGACGAGGTCGTCCTTGAAGCCGCGCGGGTGCGGCGAGGTGAAGCGGATGCGCTCGATGCCGTCGATCGCGTTGACGCGTTCCAACAACTGCACGAACGGCGAAATGCCGTCGGTGTGGGTGTAGTCGCGGCGCCCGTAGCTGGTGACGATTTGGCCGAGCAGGGTCACTTCCTTGACCCCGCGTGCGGCGAGGCTGCGGCACTCGGCCACGATGTCGTCCATGGGGCGCGAGCGCTCGTCGCCGCGGGTTTTGGGGACGATGCAGAAGGCGCAATCCATGTTGCAGCCCTGCTGGATCGAAACGAAGGCGTTGACCTGGGGGGCAAGCTGTTCGCCGTCTGCGCCGAGTGCGCCTGCCTCGGGCGCAAGGTGGTCTTTAATGGTGTTCTGCGAGCCGGCTTCCTCGGCGATGTCGACGATGGTTTCACCAATGGGCACGCCGGCGTCGCGGGCGGCACGCAAGTTATCGAGGTAGTCGGGGACTTGATGGAATTTTTGGGTGCCGACGATCAGGTCCACGTCGGGCAACTGGTCGAGCAGGGATGCCCCGCGGTTCTGCGCCATGCAGCCGAGGATCCCGAGTACGAAATCGGGGTCTTTTTTCTTCCGGTGGGCGACGAAACCGGCCTTGCCGATGGCCTTTTGTTCGGCGGCGTCGCGCACCGAGCAGGTGTTCAGAAGGAGGATGTCGCAGTCGTCTTCCGAGGTGACGATGCGGTAGCCCCGGGAGCGCAGCATCGCGGCGACGGCCTCGCTGTCGCGCTCGTTCATTTGACAGCCGTAGGTTTTAATATGGACCCGATTCATCGTGCAGAAGGTTTGGGATTAAGCGCCCCGCTTGGAGGGTCAAACGGTAAAGCGCCCCGAGGGAATCCCGGCAGCGCCGATTCATAGCGGGAAGTTTACCGAGGTAAGTGCGCGGAGCGCGCGACGGTCATGATTTTCGGACATGTGGGCGATAAAGTCGGAGGTATAAAGGTGGCGTTTTTTAGTTCGTTGACCGCGCCAGTGCATGAACAGGCTGTTGGCCCAGCGGTTGAACATGCCGTGGATGCGCACCGCGTTCGGGCGGCGTAATCGGCAGCGATCATCCTGGCGCGAGGCGTCGAGGCGGGCATGCAAACCGGTCTTGATTCCCCAGTGCGCAATGTTGACCTCCAGCCATTGGGCGGGAGTCAACTCGGCGGCGGGGCGACTGGTGATCAGCGCCACGGTCTCGGTGGGCTTGCCGTGGCGTTTTCGGCAGATTCTCGCGGCTTGCGCCACCAGGGGGAAGCAGGCGCTTTCCGCGCTCAACTCGCGCGCCACCAGGGTGCGCGTCACGGGGTGCTTCTTTTCCTGGGTGGTACGTTGCTCGGCAGCGGGATCTTTTAACGGGTCAAAAAAGGGGCGCCCGGATCGGGCACTTGCGCTGCTACGATTTTCTGCAAGCCGGGCTGATTGCCTTTGACGGTGAACAGGTAGTCGCCGCCATGCTCCAGTACGATCGCCCGCGCGGTGTCCGCCTGGGTATGCAGGGCATCAAGGCTCACGAGTTTATCGACCAAATCGAGTCTCTCACACAGGGCGCGGGCGGCGGGAATCTCGTTACTTTTTTCGGCGACGACCTCGCTGCCGAGATAAAACAAGCTCGGCGAGGTAACCGCGGTCACGACGTTTTGTCCGCCGCTGTGCTTGGGGACTTTGCCGTCGATGACCACGATCTCGCTGTCGGGGGGCTCGCCTCGCACCTGACGTTGGTGGGCGAGTAAAACCTCCTCGATGCGCGAGGCCTGAACGCGGGCGAACAGCCGACTAAAGGTGGGCTGGCTGGGAGCGCCGTATTTGCCGCGGCGGCGGATCACCCCGAGGGCTTGGCGTTGGACCGGGGAGAGCCGGCGGGCGAAAGCGGCCAGGTCACGTTGGCCGCGGGGTGCTCCGGCCAGATAGGCCGCCGCCGTGATCGCCAGCAGCGCGTGCAAGGGATAGGCCCCGATGTAGGCGCGGTATTCAGGCACTTGCCGGAAGGCCTCCGCCAGGCTGATTAAATCGGGGGCCTTCAGGGTACTTCGCACCGGAACTTTCGCCTCCACCGCAGCCAGCGAGGGTTTGATCTGCCCTGCCTGAAGAGCTCTCCGGGCCCGGGGCTCCAGCTCGCGCACAAACAAGCGCTTGGGCTTGGCGTGGTGCTCGTAGTAATCGCGCGACTTACGCGTGTTGCCCTTGGTCAGGCCCAACTCGGTCCACCCGGATGCCTTGTATACACTTCCCGTAAAACGCTCGGGGTCGACGAAGGTTTCCACGACGAGCACGGGGTGCTCGTAACGCGACTGCCAGTCGGCACTGAGCCGGCCGAGCACCCGGCTCAAAACCGCCGAGCCCAAGTTGGGCACCGCCGGCTTGGGCAGCAGCAGGAACCGCACGTTGTTGACCACCAGCGCCAATCGGCGTCGGCGCTGTTCGCCACTCCAGCCAATCCACGCCTCCCGGCCGCGCAGGTGCAGCGCCGCCGCCGCAAACACCAGCACCGCCACCCAGGTGCCCTGCGCATCGCTCACCGCGTACAGCAGCCGCTCGCCCACCGGTTTCACCGCGCCCAGATAGTGATGCTCCTCAAGCAGCCCCTGCGCTCGGGCGTTTAACTCGGGGCTGTCTAGCACCTGCACCTGCAAGTGGCGCAGCGAAATCACCTCCCCTTGGGGGTTCGACGGGTTCGTTTCGGCCGGCATCATTCACCCAGCCAAAATGATTTCCTAGGGCTTGTCCCGCTTATTCCGCTCCTTTGTTAGTATTCAGGTGTTTAGCTGTTCAATGAATCGGCGGTGGAATCCCGGTGCCGTTACCACCGGCCGATTTAGCGGTCTACGAAAGGATGCGCTCTCGGGTATACCTCTTGCCCCTGCTTGGCCTAGCGGCCGCCTGTGCGCTTGCATCCACCTTTACGCCAACGCCCTTGGGAGGGGCGCGGTTGGGCGCGGCTTCGGGGCGCGAGGGCGGTGTTTTTGAGCTCAGCCCGACCCTGCTGGAAGCGGGCTCCGACGCGGGTGGCGAACGGGGCGTCGGGCCGTTGATATTTCCCTCTTTCCGGGCGGCGCCCCACCGCGTGCGTTTAATGCCGGAAAAATCTGTTTATGATGGGGATGCGCGGGTTGATTTTGCCGTTGGTCCGGCCGCCGAAACGGCGCCTCCGCACTCCGCGCGCATGGTTGAGATCGTGTTTACCCGACCACCGCCTCCGCGCGCCCCCGACCCGGGCATTCGGCCCTCCGATGTCGATATTCCGCTTTATAAGGCGTGGGTGGCGCTGTTGATCGACAGTCCGCGGCCGCGCCGCGCCCAAACTTATTTGAGTGATCTCAAGAAAATCTTCGCCGCAGAGGGATTGCCCGAGGAACTCGTTTGGCTGGCCGAGGCCGAATCGAACTTTGATCCGCGGGCTTTGAACGCGAGCGGTGCGCGGGGGCTGTTTCAACTCATGCCCTACACCGCACGGGAGCTCGGGCTTCGGTTGCAGCCCCAGGACGAACGCGATGATCCCCGCAAAAACGCCCGCGCTGCGGCGGTTCATTTGCGCCACCTTTACGGCAAATTCGATTCTTGGTCGCTCGCCTTGGCCGCTTACAACGCCGGTGAGGGCTACGTGCGCCGCAGCCTCAAGGCGGCCGACGCCCAAACTTATGGCGAAATCGCCGAATCGCTCCCGCTCGAAACCCGGGTGTATGTGGCCAAAACGCTGGCGCTTCTGGTGGTGCGTGAGGCGCTTGATGACCAGGAGCTTGACGTACTCCTAGGACATTAAGCTGAACGGGCGGACGGAGCGCTCCAGCGGCCGGAGCGGCAACGTTGGGATCGGTTAAACGAATAGTGCAGCGTGGCGGCTGAGGGCTGCTTTTTGAGGTGGCGGCCGGCTGGCAGCGGGGTTTTGCTGGCGGCCGCGTGATTTCCGCCCGCAAACACATCGACTACGCTCTCGGCTTTATCGCCCTGGGGCTGGGCACGGCGGCCCGCGAGGAGTTGGCCTTTCTCAGCCCGGCCGAGTTGCAACACGCCGACAGCCTGCCCGCCCGCCTCGAAATCGCCATGCTCGAGGAGTACTGGGACGAAGTGCCTCTGCTCGCCCACCAAGCCACGGAGCTCGACCCCAAGCAGGAGCGCCCGTGGATCGCCTGGGCCTATGCCTTGCGCGAGCAACAGCACATCAGCGCCGCCCGCGATGTGCTCCTGCGCGGCGAGCGTGCCATCGCGCAGCCCAGCCCGTTGGTCGGTTACAACTTGGCCTGCTACTATTGTCTGCTGGGCGACCTGCCCGAAGCCATGCGCCGACTCAAATTGGTGTTCGCCCGCGAACCCGCCTGGAAGTCCGAGGCGGCCACCGACCCCGATCTCGCGGCGCTGCGGCCGGACTATAAGGGTTAACCTCAATGCCAGTAAGGAATGGCCAAGATAGATTTAATCGCCTCTAAATCAAGACCATGGGCGAGACGCCCATGCCACGTTACGAGCCGATGAAAGGGCGGGACGCCCAAGGCACTCGGCCCCGTCCGGACGTAGCATGGGCGTCCCGCCCATGGGATTGACGTGGCATGGGCGTCTCGCCCTTGGGATTGCTGCTGTGTCGGTTATGGTACTTTTATGAATGCCTTACAGGCATTGGGGTTAACCTCAATGCCGGTAAGGCATGGCTCGGGTGGTGCTCATGATAAGTAACTTGCCTGCTGAAGCGGGGTTGCGGTTGGCAGGGAAGAGTGCGTCGGTCCGGCCATCACCCGATCCCCTGACGAACGAGAACGAGTAAGAGAACGAGAACGATCCAATCCCCTTCCACCAATCAGCATGCTAGTGGCACCTCTGAATTTCGTATCGTTCTCGTTCTCTTAATCTTACTCGTTCTCGGTCCGATGCCGATTGGCCGAGTTAAAGCACGCCTTGCCGGCATTGAGGCTAAACGGCCTTGGCTGCATCCGTTCTCCAGGCGGCCCCTTGCGCTTATTCCGCCCGCTCGGAAATCACGATCAGCAACTGCCGATTGCCCGAACGGATCAGCACCTGCAGGGGCAGTCCCCCATCCGGCACCGCGCCCGCCTCGAAGCGACGGGTTTCCGGGTTGAATTGCATCCAGTCCGGCACCGGACTTCCGTCCGCCAGCGATACCGTAATCGCACCCGTCCCCAAGGCTTCACGGACCTGGGCCGGTAACGCGAAACTGAAGCCGCTCCCAGCCGTCGCCATCGCCTTTGGCACCGACACCGTCACGATATCGCCCTGCACGCCGCCACCCGCGTTGCCCTGCGAATCCGTATTGAGCGAAATCGAGATGCCTCCCGCGCCAACCTGGCCGGGACCGGTAACCTCACTGACTTCGCCG is part of the Opitutus sp. genome and harbors:
- a CDS encoding argininosuccinate synthase, which encodes MKIVLAYSGGLDTSVIVKWLKETYDAEIITFAADVGQEEELKGLDKKAKATGASKHYTLDLVEEFAKNYIYPMIRANAVYEGQYYLGTSIARPLIAKAQVDIARKEKADTVAHGATGKGNDQCRFELTYMALAPDLDIIAPWKMESYRAEFPGRAEMIAYCAKHKIPVEASLKKPYSMDRNLLHISYEAGILEDPWFDPTTKENKEMFKLSVSPEDAPDKAEYVEIEFEKGDAVAVNGKKLTPGKVLKTLNKLGGKHGIGRVDLVENRFVGMKSRGVYETPGGTILMQAHKQIESLTLDREVEHLRDSLIPKYAELVYNGFWFAPEREALQALVDESQKFVSGTVRLKLYKGNIITTGRKSKYSLYDDKIASMEGVKSWYNQSDATGFIRLNGLRLRARSLAQGGPKV
- a CDS encoding GxxExxY protein; the protein is MAANNLIQADEVYRIIGAAFSVLKELGHGLHEKPYENALVVEFGLCGISYDQQKRFSVLYKNVQVAEFIPDLIAFESVIVDAKAIDGITDHERGQMISYLRITKLKVGLIINFKRAKLEWERIVLSDHSR
- the argF gene encoding ornithine carbamoyltransferase; translation: MKHFLKETDFKPHEVAEVFALARELKAKRGRHTPPVLEHQTWALIFSKSSTRTRVSFEVGVHELGGNPLFLNKNDIQLGRGESVEDTAKVLSRFVHGLIVRTYEHSEVERLAASGTIPVINALTDFLHPCQIYTDAFTMAERWAPKGGDLLASLKGRKIAFLGDTACNMANSWILGAALFGMKISLAGPKGFEPGPEINALLKQEGFAQNYQFTTDPFEAVKDADVVYTDVWVSMGKEEESKQRIALMSPYAVTGALFAAAKPDAYFMHCLPAHSGEEVFQEVLDNPRSIIFDQAENRLHTQKAIMAVLAQQPRA
- a CDS encoding aspartate 1-decarboxylase, with the translated sequence MYRTFLKTKLHRATITAADPDYEGSVTIDRELCRAAGLLEYEQVDVLDINNGARFTTYVIYGAAGEIQVNGAAARLVAPGDLAIIIAYCRLPEDQIAGHQPRVVLLGPGNKINSSQLHSLHQP
- a CDS encoding guanylate kinase — its product is MTPVLLVLAGPAGSGKTTLCERMVAEVPGFERIVTTTTRAPRPGEVNGVHYHFFTPEEFDAKVAAGEFLEWAWVHKTGNRYGTLASAVLDPLQAGRSLIINVDVQGVESFCKAAQASPLLAKRMGTVFINVPIPELRVRLTGRGESEAEIAHRMETAANELKEIGKFDFVVESRNREDDFAALLAIWRQVQTRAEDAV
- a CDS encoding four helix bundle protein, coding for MAALFDHEKLKAYQMALRFVAWASPLIENLPSKLSARDQLDRASTSIALNLAEGNGKRSYPDRCRYFDIARGSTVECAACLDVLVAKEKLSIGEAETGKAILLEVVAMTAGLIARFSTAPRPNHVEEEQTRYGGEYLIDSEDNE
- the miaB gene encoding tRNA (N6-isopentenyl adenosine(37)-C2)-methylthiotransferase MiaB produces the protein MNRVHIKTYGCQMNERDSEAVAAMLRSRGYRIVTSEDDCDILLLNTCSVRDAAEQKAIGKAGFVAHRKKKDPDFVLGILGCMAQNRGASLLDQLPDVDLIVGTQKFHQVPDYLDNLRAARDAGVPIGETIVDIAEEAGSQNTIKDHLAPEAGALGADGEQLAPQVNAFVSIQQGCNMDCAFCIVPKTRGDERSRPMDDIVAECRSLAARGVKEVTLLGQIVTSYGRRDYTHTDGISPFVQLLERVNAIDGIERIRFTSPHPRGFKDDLVQAYGRLSKLCEYVHLPMQSGSDRILKAMNRPYSRERYREIVESLRAVRPDMYFSTDIIVGFPGETDEEFEQTRELFEACNYDMAYIFKYSIRSGTPAADMGDQIPDSVKEHRNAVLLDILKKNSERRNAALLGTIEEVLVEGPDKTGQRFTGRTRGNRVCIFDAHARLIGQRVPLKIERSSVSTLYGELQLAGV
- a CDS encoding ISAs1 family transposase, whose product is MMPAETNPSNPQGEVISLRHLQVQVLDSPELNARAQGLLEEHHYLGAVKPVGERLLYAVSDAQGTWVAVLVFAAAALHLRGREAWIGWSGEQRRRRLALVVNNVRFLLLPKPAVPNLGSAVLSRVLGRLSADWQSRYEHPVLVVETFVDPERFTGSVYKASGWTELGLTKGNTRKSRDYYEHHAKPKRLFVRELEPRARRALQAGQIKPSLAAVEAKVPVRSTLKAPDLISLAEAFRQVPEYRAYIGAYPLHALLAITAAAYLAGAPRGQRDLAAFARRLSPVQRQALGVIRRRGKYGAPSQPTFSRLFARVQASRIEEVLLAHQRQVRGEPPDSEIVVIDGKVPKHSGGQNVVTAVTSPSLFYLGSEVVAEKSNEIPAARALCERLDLVDKLVSLDALHTQADTARAIVLEHGGDYLFTVKGNQPGLQKIVAAQVPDPGAPFLTR
- a CDS encoding lytic transglycosylase domain-containing protein, encoding MPLLGLAAACALASTFTPTPLGGARLGAASGREGGVFELSPTLLEAGSDAGGERGVGPLIFPSFRAAPHRVRLMPEKSVYDGDARVDFAVGPAAETAPPHSARMVEIVFTRPPPPRAPDPGIRPSDVDIPLYKAWVALLIDSPRPRRAQTYLSDLKKIFAAEGLPEELVWLAEAESNFDPRALNASGARGLFQLMPYTARELGLRLQPQDERDDPRKNARAAAVHLRHLYGKFDSWSLALAAYNAGEGYVRRSLKAADAQTYGEIAESLPLETRVYVAKTLALLVVREALDDQELDVLLGH